In a genomic window of Rhodovulum sp. P5:
- the cynS gene encoding cyanase, whose product MKDLTHTDDLTKEDLTAMIISVKKRQGLTWEGIAEAIGMSPVWTHSAAMGMNAMPKEKAEALVKLLGLPAEAAPVLEECPTKVWEQTVPTDPCIYRLYEIVGVYGPTIKALIHEKFGDGIMSAIDFDMHVTRVEHPKGDRVKIEMSGKYLAYNSW is encoded by the coding sequence ATGAAAGACCTCACCCACACCGATGACCTGACCAAGGAAGACCTCACCGCCATGATCATCTCTGTCAAGAAACGGCAGGGCCTGACTTGGGAAGGGATCGCCGAGGCGATCGGCATGTCGCCGGTCTGGACGCATTCCGCCGCGATGGGCATGAATGCCATGCCGAAAGAAAAGGCCGAGGCGCTGGTGAAACTGCTGGGCCTGCCGGCCGAGGCCGCACCGGTGCTGGAGGAATGCCCGACCAAGGTCTGGGAACAGACCGTGCCGACCGATCCTTGCATCTATCGCCTGTATGAAATCGTCGGCGTCTACGGCCCCACGATCAAGGCGCTGATCCATGAGAAATTCGGCGACGGCATCATGTCGGCCATCGATTTCGACATGCACGTCACCCGCGTGGAACACCCCAAGGGCGACCGGGTGAAGATCGAGATGTCGGGCAAGTACCTCGCCTACAATTCCTGGTAA
- a CDS encoding SDR family NAD(P)-dependent oxidoreductase, with translation MRVAGKRAIVLGAGSVGPGWGNGKAAAVLYAREGASVLCVDRDRAAAEETARIIRGEGGRAEVFAGDMTDPGAATSAVAAAVAAFGGLDILHYNIGISTRGGITETRLEDWQRVFAVNLDGAFLTTQAALPALEDGGGAIVYIATLAAVMNGPYPYVGYEASKAALVRLASSVAIEYAARGVRANAVLPGMIDTPHVQAMIAPGTDPATLAATRAGQVPMRRQGTAWDVAEAALFLASDAAGFITGETLRVDGGMGILTGQSER, from the coding sequence ATGAGGGTCGCGGGCAAGCGGGCCATCGTGCTGGGCGCGGGATCGGTCGGGCCGGGCTGGGGCAACGGCAAGGCGGCGGCGGTGCTGTATGCCCGAGAGGGCGCGTCGGTCCTGTGTGTCGATCGCGACCGCGCCGCGGCCGAGGAAACCGCACGGATCATCCGCGGCGAAGGCGGCCGGGCAGAGGTGTTTGCGGGCGATATGACCGACCCGGGCGCAGCCACCAGTGCCGTGGCCGCGGCGGTGGCGGCCTTCGGCGGGCTCGACATCCTGCATTACAATATCGGCATCTCGACCCGCGGGGGCATTACCGAGACCCGCCTCGAAGACTGGCAACGCGTGTTCGCCGTCAACCTCGACGGGGCGTTCCTGACCACGCAGGCCGCGCTGCCCGCGCTGGAGGACGGCGGCGGCGCCATCGTCTATATCGCCACGCTGGCCGCGGTGATGAATGGCCCCTACCCGTATGTCGGCTACGAGGCGTCGAAGGCGGCGCTGGTTCGGCTCGCCTCCTCCGTTGCCATCGAATATGCCGCCCGCGGCGTGCGCGCCAATGCGGTCCTGCCGGGCATGATCGACACGCCCCATGTGCAGGCGATGATCGCCCCCGGCACCGATCCGGCCACACTGGCCGCCACCCGCGCCGGGCAGGTGCCGATGCGCCGGCAGGGCACCGCGTGGGACGTGGCAGAGGCCGCGCTGTTCCTTGCATCGGATGCGGCAGGTTTCATCACCGGGGAAACCCTGCGCGTCGATGGCGGCATGGGCATCCTTACAGGCCAATCGGAGAGATAG
- a CDS encoding bifunctional protein-serine/threonine kinase/phosphatase translates to MPKDACDQTGLAVSIGQYSAAGRKPQNQDFFGACLPEGPERVFKGLTLAVADGISSSPVSREASETAISSLMADYYSTPETWTVKTAASRVIAATNAWLHARNGTIGDANRGHVCTLSALILKGREAHLFHIGDSRIARLSGDSLEPLTDDHKVRISDTETYLGRALGAAPQIEIDYRCVPLSVGDVFVLTTDGVHDHVTGRAVAREIAAAPDLTAAARALADLALDAGSADNLTVQILRIHALPAMQDGDLDAGHATLPVPPLPRAGDWIDGFRVVRPLHASSRSHVFLAVTAGGTRVALKIPATGMQEDPDFLRRFALEDWVARRIVSFHVLRSAPCEKRSALYSVTEFVEGRTLRQWMTDTPRPTLDQVRDIVDQIAWGLRAFHRREMIHQDLRPENVMIDGDGTVKIIDFGSVRVAGLEETVPGLAGDMMGTYQYTAPEYLSGDAVSWRSDQYALGVIAYELLTGRLPYGAEVAKVRNRNDQRRLRYRPARDDTHGVPDWVDAALARAVHPDPLRRYDALSEFMSDLHRPPPTYRAARHVPLVERHPVRFWQGVSATLALIVVVLLAQLGG, encoded by the coding sequence ATGCCCAAGGATGCCTGCGACCAGACCGGTCTTGCCGTGTCGATCGGCCAGTATTCCGCGGCCGGGCGGAAGCCGCAGAACCAGGATTTCTTCGGGGCCTGCCTGCCAGAGGGGCCCGAACGGGTGTTCAAGGGCCTGACGCTGGCCGTGGCGGACGGCATCAGTTCCAGCCCCGTCTCGCGCGAGGCGTCCGAGACCGCGATCTCAAGCCTCATGGCCGATTACTACAGCACGCCGGAGACATGGACGGTCAAGACCGCGGCCTCCCGCGTGATCGCGGCGACGAATGCGTGGCTGCATGCGCGGAACGGCACGATCGGCGATGCCAATCGCGGCCATGTCTGCACGCTTTCAGCCCTGATCCTGAAAGGGCGGGAGGCACATCTGTTCCATATCGGCGACAGCCGGATTGCGCGCCTGTCCGGTGACAGCCTTGAGCCCCTGACCGACGACCACAAGGTCCGTATTTCGGACACGGAAACCTATCTTGGTCGTGCCCTTGGGGCGGCCCCGCAGATCGAAATCGACTATCGCTGCGTGCCGCTGTCTGTCGGTGACGTATTCGTTCTGACCACCGACGGCGTGCATGATCATGTGACTGGCCGCGCCGTGGCCCGCGAAATCGCGGCGGCGCCGGACCTGACCGCGGCGGCCCGCGCGCTTGCCGATCTTGCGCTCGATGCGGGCAGCGCCGACAACCTGACCGTTCAGATCCTGCGCATCCATGCGCTGCCCGCCATGCAGGATGGCGATCTCGACGCCGGGCACGCGACCCTGCCCGTGCCGCCCCTGCCGCGGGCCGGCGACTGGATCGACGGGTTCCGGGTTGTGCGCCCCCTGCATGCCTCATCCCGCAGCCATGTGTTTCTGGCGGTCACCGCGGGCGGCACGCGGGTGGCGCTGAAGATCCCGGCGACGGGCATGCAGGAGGACCCGGACTTCCTGCGCCGCTTCGCTCTGGAAGACTGGGTGGCGCGCCGCATCGTCTCGTTCCACGTGCTGCGCTCTGCCCCGTGCGAAAAGCGCTCGGCGCTATATTCGGTGACGGAGTTCGTCGAGGGGCGGACCCTGCGCCAATGGATGACCGACACGCCGCGCCCGACGCTGGATCAGGTGCGCGACATCGTCGACCAGATCGCCTGGGGCCTGCGCGCCTTTCACCGGCGCGAGATGATCCATCAGGATCTGCGGCCCGAAAACGTCATGATCGACGGCGACGGCACCGTGAAGATCATCGATTTCGGCTCTGTCCGGGTGGCGGGGCTGGAAGAGACCGTGCCTGGCCTCGCCGGCGACATGATGGGAACGTACCAGTACACCGCGCCGGAATACCTGTCGGGCGATGCGGTCAGCTGGCGGTCGGACCAGTATGCCCTTGGGGTCATCGCCTATGAACTGTTGACCGGGCGGCTGCCCTATGGGGCCGAGGTCGCCAAGGTCCGCAACCGAAACGATCAGCGGCGCCTGCGCTACCGGCCCGCCCGCGACGACACCCATGGTGTGCCCGACTGGGTCGACGCCGCGCTGGCCCGTGCCGTCCATCCCGATCCGCTGCGCCGCTATGATGCGCTGTCCGAGTTCATGTCCGATCTGCACAGGCCACCGCCCACCTATCGGGCCGCGCGCCATGTGCCGCTGGTCGAACGCCATCCGGTTCGCTTCTGGCAGGGCGTCTCTGCCACCCTTGCCTTAATTGTCGTCGTGTTGCTGGCGCAACTCGGCGGATGA
- a CDS encoding TRAP transporter small permease subunit — MRTLLRLSDILAWPCRIVARAMGWLLIVLMLVILYDVIGRRFFATGSFKLQELEWHLHGAIAVLCFGWAYIENAHVRIDVFADRLSDRMRLRWEIAVICLFLIPFMGLLTWYAWDFVVRSYIRHEGSSGGVGLPNRWIIKSAIPIGAVLTIMGGLSVLCRAVVALRRPDLLSDPWRVPT, encoded by the coding sequence ATGCGGACGCTTCTGCGCCTTTCCGATATCCTCGCATGGCCCTGCCGGATCGTTGCCCGGGCCATGGGCTGGCTGTTGATCGTGCTGATGCTGGTCATCCTGTACGACGTCATCGGGCGGCGCTTCTTCGCGACCGGATCGTTCAAGCTGCAAGAGCTTGAATGGCACCTGCACGGGGCCATCGCGGTGTTGTGCTTCGGCTGGGCCTATATCGAGAATGCCCATGTCCGGATCGACGTGTTCGCCGACCGCCTGTCGGACCGGATGCGCCTGCGCTGGGAAATCGCGGTGATCTGCCTGTTCCTGATCCCGTTCATGGGCCTGTTGACATGGTATGCGTGGGATTTCGTCGTGCGCTCCTACATCCGGCATGAGGGGTCCTCGGGCGGTGTTGGGTTGCCGAACCGCTGGATCATCAAGTCCGCGATTCCGATTGGCGCGGTTCTGACGATCATGGGCGGGCTTTCGGTCCTGTGCCGGGCGGTCGTTGCCCTGCGCCGGCCTGATCTTCTCTCCGATCCGTGGAGGGTACCGACGTGA
- a CDS encoding TRAP transporter large permease subunit: protein MEGTDVIEAISAALPGAMFLSLVVGLFSGAPVAIMLMGVSLVFGLLAVWTGDMRPVHATLLPNRIFSGTIENPVLVAAPMFIFMGVVMERTRIAEDLLITLQRLMRAVPGGLALAVVLMGTILAAATGIIGASVVMLTLLAVPTMLERGYDKGLSAGTVASAGTLGILIPPSVMLVFMGDLLSVSLGRLFVAALIPGLALSAVYVVYIVIRSALQPSLAPKAPPLSAEEARGLWLETLKSVLAPLILIIAVLGSILAGIATPTEASGVGAAAALLLGLVRGRLGMATLQASMNGSIRQLAMLFFIFVGATAFAYIFRKVGGEHFIVDTARSLPLGDWGLLFAMMGMIFVMGFFFDWIEITLIMLPIFAPIVPLLDLGGHVEPAQMIYWFAILVSLNLQTSFLTPPFGFALFYMKGAAGRMLSMRDIYRGVAPFVMLQLVVLGIAIAWPDLVLWLPGKLMP, encoded by the coding sequence GTGGAGGGTACCGACGTGATCGAGGCGATCTCGGCCGCCTTGCCCGGGGCGATGTTCCTGTCGCTGGTCGTCGGGCTTTTCTCGGGTGCGCCGGTGGCGATCATGCTGATGGGGGTCAGCCTTGTGTTCGGGCTGCTGGCGGTCTGGACGGGCGACATGCGGCCGGTGCATGCCACGCTGCTGCCCAACCGGATCTTTTCGGGCACCATCGAGAACCCGGTTCTGGTCGCGGCACCGATGTTCATCTTCATGGGCGTGGTGATGGAACGCACCCGCATCGCCGAGGATCTGCTGATCACCCTGCAGCGGCTGATGCGGGCCGTGCCCGGCGGGCTGGCGCTGGCGGTCGTGCTGATGGGCACGATCCTGGCCGCGGCGACGGGGATCATCGGCGCCTCGGTCGTGATGCTGACGCTCTTGGCCGTGCCGACCATGCTGGAGCGTGGCTATGACAAGGGGCTTTCGGCGGGCACCGTCGCCTCCGCCGGGACGCTGGGCATCCTGATCCCGCCATCGGTCATGCTGGTCTTCATGGGCGATCTGCTGTCGGTGTCACTGGGGCGGCTTTTCGTGGCCGCGCTGATCCCCGGACTGGCACTGTCGGCGGTCTATGTCGTCTACATCGTCATCCGCTCTGCCCTGCAGCCATCGCTCGCCCCCAAGGCGCCACCGCTCTCGGCCGAGGAAGCCCGCGGGCTTTGGCTGGAAACCCTGAAATCCGTGCTGGCCCCGCTGATCCTCATCATTGCGGTTCTGGGCTCCATCCTCGCCGGCATCGCCACCCCGACCGAGGCATCTGGGGTGGGCGCGGCGGCGGCGCTTTTGCTGGGGCTGGTGCGCGGGCGGCTGGGAATGGCGACCTTGCAGGCGTCGATGAACGGCTCCATCCGGCAGCTGGCGATGCTGTTCTTCATCTTCGTTGGCGCGACGGCCTTTGCCTATATCTTCCGCAAGGTCGGGGGGGAGCATTTCATCGTCGACACCGCCCGGTCCCTGCCGCTGGGCGACTGGGGGCTTCTGTTCGCGATGATGGGCATGATCTTCGTGATGGGCTTCTTCTTCGACTGGATCGAGATCACGCTGATCATGCTGCCGATCTTCGCCCCCATCGTGCCGCTTCTCGACCTTGGCGGGCATGTGGAACCCGCGCAGATGATCTACTGGTTCGCGATCCTCGTCTCGCTGAACCTGCAAACGAGCTTTCTGACACCACCCTTCGGATTTGCACTGTTCTACATGAAAGGCGCGGCGGGCCGGATGCTGTCGATGCGCGATATCTATCGCGGCGTGGCGCCCTTCGTGATGCTGCAGCTGGTCGTTCTGGGGATTGCCATCGCATGGCCCGACCTCGTGCTGTGGTTGCCCGGAAAGCTGATGCCATGA
- a CDS encoding ANTAR domain-containing response regulator, which yields MPDMISIVVVESDRDRALLIVDSLREAGDFDVFVVSEMTGLARQISERNPDVVLVDVTSPSRDILEELALASGPLDRPVAMFVDRSDDSLTKAAIEAGVSAYVVDGLRADRIKPIMDAAIARFHMFARMRAELEATRRALEERKVIDRAKGMLMKAKGLDEDAAYALLRKTAMDQGRKVVDVAQALVTAAGLLS from the coding sequence ATGCCCGACATGATTTCCATCGTCGTGGTCGAAAGCGACCGAGACCGCGCGCTTCTGATCGTGGACAGCCTGCGGGAAGCCGGCGATTTCGACGTCTTCGTCGTCTCCGAGATGACCGGACTTGCGCGCCAGATTTCAGAGCGGAACCCGGACGTGGTTCTGGTGGACGTCACCAGCCCCTCTCGCGATATCCTGGAAGAACTGGCGCTGGCCTCGGGCCCGCTGGACCGACCGGTGGCGATGTTCGTCGACCGGTCGGACGACAGCCTGACCAAGGCCGCGATCGAGGCGGGCGTATCCGCCTATGTGGTCGACGGGCTGCGCGCCGACCGGATCAAGCCGATCATGGATGCCGCCATCGCCCGCTTTCACATGTTCGCGCGGATGCGCGCAGAGTTGGAGGCGACACGCCGGGCGCTGGAGGAACGCAAGGTCATCGACCGCGCCAAGGGCATGCTGATGAAGGCCAAGGGGCTGGACGAAGACGCGGCCTATGCGCTGTTGCGCAAGACGGCGATGGACCAGGGGCGCAAGGTCGTCGATGTCGCACAGGCGCTGGTCACGGCTGCGGGGCTGTTGTCGTGA
- a CDS encoding formate/nitrite transporter family protein encodes MSYINPPEFASKMVDAGEAKVFMSTKDTLIRAYMAGAILALAAAFAVTVAVNTGQFLIGALLFPVGFCTLYLLGFDLLTGVFTLVPLALLDKRPGVTVKGVLRNWGLVFVGNFAGAFTVAIFMAIIFTTGFSHEPNAVGQKIGVIGEARTVGYAEAGASGMLTLFVRAVMCNWMVSTGVVAAMMSTSVSGKVIAMWMPILVFFYLGFEHSIVNMFLFPSGLLLGGNFTITDYLFWNEIPTVLGNLVGGLTFVGAMIYSTHYKTSPSRKAAVTHNSDVSTMPAE; translated from the coding sequence ATGTCCTACATCAATCCACCCGAATTTGCATCGAAGATGGTCGATGCCGGTGAAGCCAAGGTCTTCATGTCGACCAAGGACACGCTGATCCGCGCCTATATGGCCGGTGCCATTCTCGCGCTGGCGGCGGCCTTTGCCGTGACGGTGGCCGTGAACACCGGGCAATTCCTGATCGGCGCGCTGCTGTTCCCGGTCGGGTTCTGCACACTCTACCTGCTGGGCTTCGACCTGCTGACGGGCGTGTTCACGCTGGTGCCGCTTGCCCTGCTCGACAAGCGGCCGGGTGTCACGGTCAAGGGCGTGCTGCGCAACTGGGGCCTTGTCTTCGTCGGCAACTTTGCCGGGGCCTTCACCGTCGCGATCTTCATGGCGATCATCTTCACCACCGGGTTCAGCCATGAACCGAACGCCGTCGGCCAGAAGATCGGCGTGATCGGAGAGGCCCGCACCGTCGGCTATGCCGAGGCCGGGGCGTCGGGCATGCTGACACTCTTTGTCCGGGCGGTGATGTGCAACTGGATGGTGTCCACCGGCGTGGTCGCCGCGATGATGTCGACCAGCGTGTCGGGCAAGGTCATCGCGATGTGGATGCCGATCCTCGTTTTCTTCTACCTCGGCTTCGAACATTCCATCGTGAACATGTTCCTGTTCCCCTCGGGCCTTCTGCTGGGCGGTAACTTCACGATCACCGACTACCTGTTCTGGAACGAGATCCCGACGGTTCTGGGCAACCTCGTGGGCGGTCTGACCTTCGTGGGCGCGATGATCTACTCGACCCACTACAAGACCTCGCCCTCGCGCAAGGCGGCCGTGACCCACAACAGTGACGTGTCCACCATGCCGGCCGAATAA
- a CDS encoding TRAP transporter substrate-binding protein, whose amino-acid sequence MRKSLATAAACFVVAAGAHAENLVMQSVYPSSLPLLGDTGVKLTEQVAKLTDGDLTIEFNEPGAIVGGNEMWDAISTGAVDAGWYSPGFAQGIIPSAAIFTAVPFGPDVREYTAWWYYGGGKEIWADITKPYNIHTELCAILVPEASGWFANEIDSPEDLKGVKMRIFGLGAAVMQKLGVEAQSMPVADTMTGLRLGTIDAAEISFPLIDKALGMNEHANHYYFPGWHQQTSLITFIANQDVWDGLSDTHREIIKTACAANVAYTAAEGEAKQLEPLAALKAEGVQVHMWNDEMMAAFRGAWDEVVAEQTAKDPDFARAWTSLSDFREKYKDWAAIGYLK is encoded by the coding sequence ATGCGGAAGTCTCTCGCCACGGCGGCGGCCTGTTTCGTGGTTGCAGCCGGCGCCCATGCCGAAAACCTTGTCATGCAAAGCGTCTATCCGTCGTCGCTGCCGCTTCTGGGCGACACGGGCGTGAAGCTGACCGAACAGGTCGCCAAGCTGACCGATGGCGATCTGACCATCGAGTTCAACGAACCCGGCGCCATCGTCGGCGGAAACGAGATGTGGGACGCGATCTCCACCGGGGCGGTCGATGCGGGCTGGTATTCGCCGGGCTTTGCGCAAGGGATCATCCCGTCGGCGGCGATCTTTACCGCGGTGCCCTTTGGCCCCGATGTGCGCGAATACACCGCGTGGTGGTATTACGGCGGCGGCAAGGAAATCTGGGCCGACATCACCAAGCCCTACAACATCCATACGGAGCTTTGCGCGATCCTTGTGCCAGAGGCGTCGGGCTGGTTCGCGAACGAGATCGACAGCCCCGAGGATCTGAAGGGCGTCAAGATGCGTATCTTCGGCCTTGGCGCCGCGGTCATGCAGAAACTGGGGGTCGAGGCGCAGTCGATGCCCGTGGCCGACACGATGACGGGCCTGCGTCTGGGCACCATCGACGCGGCCGAGATCTCCTTCCCGCTGATCGACAAGGCGCTGGGGATGAACGAGCACGCCAATCACTACTACTTCCCCGGCTGGCATCAGCAGACATCGCTGATCACCTTCATCGCCAACCAGGATGTGTGGGACGGGCTGTCGGACACGCATCGGGAGATCATCAAGACCGCCTGCGCCGCCAATGTCGCCTATACCGCGGCCGAGGGCGAAGCCAAGCAGCTTGAACCGCTGGCCGCGCTGAAAGCCGAAGGCGTGCAGGTGCATATGTGGAATGACGAGATGATGGCCGCCTTCCGCGGCGCATGGGACGAGGTCGTCGCAGAACAGACGGCGAAAGACCCCGATTTTGCCCGCGCATGGACCTCGCTCTCGGACTTCCGCGAGAAGTACAAGGACTGGGCCGCGATCGGTTACCTGAAGTAA
- a CDS encoding SDR family NAD(P)-dependent oxidoreductase encodes MDKTALVTGAARGIGLATTHLFLEEGRRVAMIDRDAEALAAAAEGLEGALPIVCDVSIPDQVDAMVAEVTAAFGRIDALVNNAGVADFGPIGETDFQRWRRVMETNLDGVFLVSQACAPALCAQGGAIVNIASISGLRASTLRVAYGTSKAAVMHLTQQQAAELGEFNVRSNCVAPGPVNTKLALAVHTPEIRAAYHDAIPLNRYGSEREIAEVIVFLCSDRASYVSGQTIAVDGGFGSTGIGLPALRQVTDQKV; translated from the coding sequence ATGGACAAGACGGCACTCGTGACGGGCGCGGCCCGCGGCATCGGTCTGGCGACCACGCATCTGTTCCTGGAAGAAGGGCGCCGCGTCGCGATGATCGACCGCGATGCCGAGGCGCTGGCCGCCGCCGCCGAGGGGCTGGAGGGCGCGCTGCCCATCGTCTGCGACGTGTCGATCCCCGACCAGGTCGACGCGATGGTGGCTGAGGTGACGGCCGCCTTTGGCCGGATCGACGCGCTGGTCAACAATGCGGGCGTCGCCGATTTCGGCCCGATCGGAGAGACCGACTTTCAGCGCTGGCGCAGGGTGATGGAAACGAACCTAGACGGCGTCTTTCTTGTCAGTCAGGCCTGTGCCCCGGCGCTGTGCGCGCAGGGCGGCGCCATCGTCAATATCGCGTCGATCTCCGGCCTTCGGGCCTCCACCCTGCGGGTGGCCTATGGCACGTCCAAGGCCGCAGTCATGCACCTGACCCAGCAGCAGGCGGCGGAGTTGGGGGAGTTCAACGTGCGCTCTAACTGCGTGGCGCCGGGCCCGGTGAACACCAAGCTCGCGCTCGCCGTTCATACGCCCGAGATCCGCGCGGCCTATCACGACGCGATCCCGCTGAACCGCTACGGGTCGGAGCGGGAGATTGCCGAGGTCATCGTGTTCCTGTGTTCGGACCGGGCCAGCTATGTCTCTGGCCAGACCATCGCGGTGGATGGCGGCTTTGGCTCGACCGGCATCGGCCTGCCCGCACTGCGTCAGGTCACGGATCAGAAGGTCTGA
- a CDS encoding CmpA/NrtA family ABC transporter substrate-binding protein, which translates to MSMVDLQVGFIPLVDAAPLIVAREIGFDEEVGLRLSLRSAPSWATLRDMLVMGQVEAAHLLAPIPVAMALGLGGMATRLDVLSVLSVNGNVIGVSTPLADRMRAAGFGFDFTDARAAGQALIAACDTRPRIGVPFPFSMHAELLYHWLGVRAPQDLDVRTVPPPLMADAMAAGEIDAFCVGAPWGSIAVETCVGSLLLPGTAIWAFAPEKVLAVRHDWAESEPGLARRLMRAVWRAGRWLGQADNLSTASEILARSEYVNVPAELIERALTGRVTISPRGELRRVPNFLVFHHGAASFPWKSQAAWIAARLAERNGLDRAQAMQTARGVFRTDLYRRNLGDLGAELPGASEKVEGSVQVPTPVASETGRLILQPDRFFDGHIFDPSATN; encoded by the coding sequence GTGAGCATGGTGGACTTGCAGGTCGGGTTCATCCCGCTGGTCGATGCCGCCCCCCTGATCGTGGCGCGCGAAATCGGCTTTGACGAGGAAGTCGGGCTGCGGCTTTCCCTGCGCTCGGCCCCAAGCTGGGCAACCTTGCGCGACATGCTGGTGATGGGTCAGGTCGAGGCCGCGCATCTTCTGGCGCCGATCCCCGTGGCGATGGCGCTGGGTCTTGGGGGCATGGCGACGCGGCTGGACGTGCTGTCGGTGCTGTCGGTCAATGGCAATGTGATCGGCGTATCGACGCCCTTGGCGGACCGCATGCGCGCCGCCGGCTTCGGTTTCGATTTCACGGATGCGCGGGCGGCCGGGCAGGCGCTGATCGCCGCCTGTGATACCCGCCCCCGGATCGGCGTGCCCTTCCCGTTCTCGATGCATGCGGAACTGCTGTATCACTGGCTGGGCGTCCGGGCCCCGCAGGATCTGGATGTCAGAACCGTCCCGCCCCCCCTGATGGCCGATGCGATGGCCGCGGGAGAGATCGATGCCTTCTGCGTGGGCGCGCCCTGGGGGTCCATCGCGGTGGAAACCTGTGTGGGGTCGCTGTTGCTGCCGGGCACCGCGATCTGGGCCTTTGCCCCGGAAAAGGTGCTGGCCGTCCGGCATGACTGGGCAGAGAGCGAACCCGGCCTTGCGCGCCGCCTGATGCGGGCGGTCTGGCGGGCCGGGCGCTGGCTGGGACAGGCGGACAACCTGTCGACCGCGTCCGAAATTCTGGCGCGGTCGGAATATGTCAACGTGCCCGCCGAACTCATCGAACGGGCGCTGACCGGGCGGGTCACGATCAGCCCGCGGGGCGAGCTTCGCCGGGTGCCCAATTTCCTTGTGTTCCATCATGGCGCGGCGAGTTTTCCGTGGAAGTCGCAGGCCGCGTGGATCGCCGCCCGGCTGGCAGAGCGGAACGGGCTTGACCGGGCGCAGGCCATGCAGACCGCGCGCGGGGTCTTCCGCACCGATCTCTACCGCCGGAATCTGGGCGATCTGGGCGCCGAATTGCCCGGTGCGTCGGAAAAGGTCGAAGGTTCGGTGCAGGTGCCGACGCCGGTTGCCTCCGAAACGGGACGGCTGATTCTTCAGCCTGATCGTTTCTTCGACGGGCATATTTTCGACCCAAGCGCGACAAACTGA